From Candidatus Parvarchaeota archaeon, one genomic window encodes:
- the ribB gene encoding 3,4-dihydroxy-2-butanone-4-phosphate synthase: MPDSKKIGMAIEALRDGRPILVFDFEGREGEADIIVHASSATPDIIAMMRQDAGGLVCLATDNRVAKKIGLPYLADLYSKNSNPLLRKIAYGKTRYGDKPAFSVSINSVKAFTGITDNDRAMTAKAFAKVAESANGMKKEFEGGFKSPGHVQLLIGKGLKHRKGHTELSLELARKAGLAPAVLLCEMLCNSGGKCGRGCGKALAKKEADEYARKNRLVFIEGRDIIA, from the coding sequence ATGCCTGACTCTAAGAAAATTGGAATGGCCATTGAGGCCCTCAGGGATGGCAGGCCTATACTTGTGTTTGACTTTGAGGGAAGGGAGGGCGAGGCGGATATAATAGTCCATGCCTCAAGCGCAACGCCTGACATAATCGCCATGATGAGGCAGGATGCAGGCGGGCTTGTCTGCCTAGCAACTGACAACCGGGTCGCAAAAAAGATAGGGTTACCATACCTGGCAGACCTTTACTCAAAAAATAGTAATCCGCTTTTGAGAAAGATTGCGTATGGGAAAACAAGGTACGGCGACAAGCCGGCTTTCTCAGTTTCGATAAATTCGGTGAAGGCATTTACAGGGATTACTGACAACGACAGGGCAATGACTGCAAAGGCTTTTGCAAAAGTTGCTGAAAGCGCAAATGGCATGAAAAAGGAATTTGAAGGCGGCTTCAAGTCGCCAGGGCATGTGCAGCTTCTAATTGGAAAGGGCCTAAAGCACAGGAAAGGGCACACTGAGCTTTCCCTTGAGCTTGCAAGAAAGGCGGGGCTTGCCCCTGCAGTGCTTTTGTGCGAGATGCTTTGCAACAGCGGCGGAAAGTGCGGCAGGGGATGCGGCAAGGCGCTTGCAAAAAAAGAAGCAGATGAATATGCAAGGAAAAACAGGCTTGTTTTTATAGAAGGCAGGGACATAATAGCCTGA
- a CDS encoding riboflavin synthase — MVNRLKIGLADTTFARADMAGFAIDEINRKFPDLQKEFVRRTVPGIKDLPVECKLLYERDKCDMVIAFGMVGKEAVDKTCGHEASLGLQWAKLMTNKHIVEVFVHEDEGKNEKDLGSIFEDRARKHAINAVLLATNQQELTKYAGLGLRQGRMHVGKIVRE, encoded by the coding sequence ATGGTCAATAGGCTAAAAATCGGGTTGGCTGACACTACTTTTGCGCGGGCAGACATGGCAGGCTTCGCGATAGACGAAATAAACAGGAAGTTTCCTGATTTGCAAAAGGAATTCGTGAGGCGCACTGTTCCTGGCATAAAGGATCTGCCTGTCGAGTGCAAGCTTTTGTATGAGCGGGACAAATGCGACATGGTGATTGCATTCGGGATGGTTGGCAAAGAGGCTGTTGACAAGACATGCGGGCATGAGGCGTCTTTAGGCCTCCAGTGGGCAAAACTAATGACAAACAAGCATATTGTCGAGGTATTCGTGCATGAGGATGAGGGGAAAAACGAAAAGGATTTAGGCTCAATTTTTGAGGACAGGGCAAGAAAGCACGCCATAAATGCGGTGCTGCTTGCAACAAACCAGCAGGAGCTGACAAAATACGCAGGGCTGGGCTTAAGGCAAGGAAGAATGCATGTTGGAAAGATAGTTCGCGAGTAG
- the ribH gene encoding 6,7-dimethyl-8-ribityllumazine synthase gives MIKLAIIVCDFNEEITKRMERAALVHAAMLGAKVGKVYHVPGAFDAPFALKIALAKKNVDACIVLGAVVKGKTDHDEVVVEACASAISKLSLEFGKPVGFGVIGPDATWAYAKKVSEEYAKRAVGAAVELSRLK, from the coding sequence ATGATTAAGCTTGCGATAATCGTCTGCGATTTTAACGAGGAGATAACCAAGAGAATGGAGAGGGCGGCACTCGTTCATGCGGCCATGCTTGGCGCAAAGGTTGGCAAGGTTTATCATGTGCCAGGTGCATTTGACGCGCCATTTGCGCTAAAAATAGCCCTTGCAAAAAAAAATGTCGATGCCTGCATTGTGCTTGGGGCCGTGGTAAAAGGAAAGACCGACCATGATGAAGTAGTTGTTGAGGCGTGCGCGTCTGCAATTTCAAAGCTTAGCCTTGAATTTGGAAAGCCTGTTGGCTTTGGGGTGATTGGCCCTGATGCGACTTGGGCATACGCAAAAAAAGTGTCCGAAGAATATGCAAAGAGGGCTGTTGGCGCGGCAGTGGAATTAAGCAGGCTAAAGTAA
- the ribD gene encoding bifunctional diaminohydroxyphosphoribosylaminopyrimidine deaminase/5-amino-6-(5-phosphoribosylamino)uracil reductase RibD — protein sequence MKKAIGLALLADPTPNPHVGALVVKSGKVIATGFHKMAGMAHAEIEAIRKLGRTEKHVVSKAKGATLFVTLEPCSHYGRTPPCTQAIIKAGFSRVVFGAGDPTAKNSGSKGARELMAAGIEVKGGVLAGKCLEINPYFEKLARTGLPYVSVKWAMSADGKIATRTGDSKWITGNNSRWRVQGLRARHDAVLVGIGTVMKDDARLTVRQGGRDKVIRQPYRVVLDTGLKIPLNAKAIGTDGRLVVATCSKDKDRIRMLERKRVRVLVFGGEKIPIKKLLEKLASLDISSVLVEGGGETIASFAFDKKNSGAGFVDMFYFFIAPKLIGGREAKTPVEGSGIGRMRQAKNLVFKSVEKIGDDLLIVAKPANQKNFE from the coding sequence ATGAAAAAAGCAATTGGGCTTGCATTGTTGGCAGACCCAACCCCAAACCCGCATGTTGGAGCGCTTGTTGTTAAAAGCGGGAAAGTTATTGCGACCGGTTTTCACAAAATGGCCGGGATGGCGCATGCGGAGATAGAAGCAATAAGAAAGCTTGGCAGAACGGAAAAACATGTTGTTTCAAAGGCAAAGGGCGCAACGCTTTTTGTGACACTTGAGCCCTGCTCGCATTATGGCAGGACACCGCCTTGTACGCAGGCAATTATTAAAGCCGGTTTTTCAAGGGTTGTTTTTGGGGCAGGCGACCCAACTGCAAAAAACTCAGGCAGCAAGGGCGCAAGAGAATTGATGGCTGCGGGGATTGAGGTAAAGGGGGGCGTGCTTGCAGGCAAGTGCCTTGAAATAAATCCGTATTTTGAAAAGCTTGCAAGAACCGGCCTTCCATACGTATCTGTCAAGTGGGCAATGTCTGCAGACGGCAAGATTGCCACAAGGACAGGCGACTCAAAATGGATAACAGGCAATAATTCAAGATGGCGTGTTCAGGGGCTTAGGGCAAGGCATGATGCAGTGCTTGTTGGGATTGGGACTGTTATGAAGGATGACGCACGCCTGACTGTAAGGCAGGGGGGGCGCGATAAGGTTATTCGGCAGCCATATAGGGTTGTACTTGACACTGGCTTGAAAATACCGTTAAATGCAAAAGCCATAGGAACAGACGGCAGGCTTGTTGTTGCAACATGCTCAAAGGACAAGGACAGGATTAGGATGCTTGAAAGAAAGAGGGTGCGCGTGCTTGTATTTGGCGGCGAAAAAATACCGATAAAAAAACTTCTTGAAAAACTTGCAAGTCTTGACATCTCAAGTGTTCTTGTTGAGGGTGGCGGGGAGACGATTGCAAGCTTTGCATTTGATAAAAAAAATTCTGGGGCCGGGTTTGTTGACATGTTCTACTTTTTCATTGCCCCCAAGCTGATTGGCGGCAGGGAGGCAAAAACCCCGGTTGAGGGAAGCGGCATTGGAAGAATGCGGCAGGCAAAAAATCTTGTTTTTAAAAGCGTTGAGAAAATCGGGGACGACTTGCTTATTGTGGCAAAGCCAGCAAATCAGAAAAACTTTGAATAG
- a CDS encoding helix-turn-helix domain-containing protein — protein MEKLTVQIAGEISVSDTPGGTMKKWREIFGITQSELGRHLKISASTISDYEGNRRRSPGTAVIRRFVESIIAIDKDRGSQVVTKLTHPEENSEKFFEVHEFATSISAIDFAKLVNGKVVANDELMKVKKLYGYTVIDSLKVILEMPYTHYPRLYGSMSERAFIFTRVSTGRSPLVVVRVTPMKPSIIVLHGIDEVDELALKLAEKEQIPVVTTKVDIGKIKDTLNKI, from the coding sequence ATGGAAAAATTGACAGTGCAGATCGCAGGTGAAATTTCAGTATCCGACACGCCTGGGGGAACAATGAAAAAGTGGCGCGAGATATTTGGCATCACCCAGTCAGAGCTAGGCAGGCATCTCAAAATTTCAGCATCTACAATATCAGATTACGAAGGAAACCGAAGGCGCTCGCCAGGCACTGCAGTCATTCGGCGCTTTGTTGAGTCAATAATTGCAATAGACAAGGATAGGGGAAGCCAGGTTGTCACAAAACTTACACATCCAGAGGAAAACTCGGAGAAATTCTTTGAGGTTCACGAGTTTGCAACAAGCATTAGCGCCATTGACTTTGCAAAGCTTGTGAACGGCAAGGTTGTTGCAAATGACGAGCTTATGAAAGTCAAAAAGCTCTATGGCTACACGGTTATTGACAGCCTAAAAGTGATACTTGAGATGCCCTATACTCACTACCCAAGGCTTTACGGCTCCATGTCAGAGCGCGCATTCATCTTCACAAGGGTATCAACAGGCCGCTCGCCTTTGGTTGTTGTCAGAGTCACGCCAATGAAGCCAAGCATCATAGTCCTCCATGGGATTGACGAAGTTGACGAGCTAGCACTCAAGCTTGCGGAAAAGGAGCAAATACCCGTGGTAACAACCAAGGTTGACATTGGAAAAATCAAAGACACGCTCAACAAGATATAG